The Cronobacter sakazakii genome has a window encoding:
- the tuf gene encoding elongation factor Tu — translation MSKEKFERTKPHVNVGTIGHVDHGKTTLTAAITTVLAKTYGGSARAFDQIDNAPEEKARGITINTSHVEYDTPTRHYAHVDCPGHADYVKNMITGAAQMDGAILVVAATDGPMPQTREHILLGRQVGVPYIIVFLNKCDMVDDEELLELVEMEVRELLSQYDFPGDDTPIVRGSALKALEGDAEWEAKIIELAGHLDSYIPEPERAIDKPFLLPIEDVFSISGRGTVVTGRVERGIIKVGEEVEIVGIKDTAKSTCTGVEMFRKLLDEGRAGENVGVLLRGIKREEIERGQVLAKPGSIKPHTKFESEVYILSKDEGGRHTPFFKGYRPQFYFRTTDVTGTIELPEGVEMVMPGDNIKMVVTLIHPIAMDDGLRFAIREGGRTVGAGVVAKVLG, via the coding sequence ATGTCTAAAGAAAAGTTTGAACGTACAAAACCGCACGTTAACGTCGGTACTATCGGCCACGTTGACCATGGTAAAACAACGCTGACCGCTGCCATCACTACCGTTCTGGCGAAAACCTACGGTGGTTCTGCTCGTGCATTCGACCAGATCGATAACGCGCCGGAAGAAAAAGCTCGTGGTATCACCATCAACACCTCTCACGTTGAATATGACACCCCGACTCGCCACTACGCGCACGTTGACTGCCCGGGCCACGCCGACTACGTGAAAAACATGATCACCGGTGCTGCTCAGATGGACGGCGCTATCCTGGTTGTTGCTGCGACTGACGGCCCGATGCCGCAGACCCGTGAGCACATCCTGCTGGGTCGTCAGGTAGGCGTTCCGTACATCATCGTGTTCCTGAACAAATGCGACATGGTTGATGACGAAGAGCTGCTGGAACTGGTTGAGATGGAAGTGCGTGAGCTGCTGTCTCAGTACGACTTCCCGGGCGACGACACCCCGATCGTTCGTGGTTCTGCTCTGAAAGCGCTGGAAGGCGACGCTGAGTGGGAAGCGAAAATCATCGAGCTGGCAGGTCACCTGGATTCCTACATCCCGGAACCGGAGCGTGCGATTGACAAGCCGTTCCTGCTGCCGATCGAAGACGTATTCTCCATCTCCGGTCGTGGTACCGTTGTTACCGGTCGTGTAGAGCGCGGTATCATCAAGGTTGGTGAAGAAGTTGAAATCGTGGGCATCAAAGACACCGCGAAATCCACCTGTACCGGCGTTGAAATGTTCCGCAAACTGCTGGACGAAGGCCGTGCGGGCGAGAACGTAGGTGTTCTGCTGCGTGGTATCAAACGTGAAGAAATCGAACGTGGTCAGGTACTGGCTAAGCCGGGCTCCATCAAGCCGCACACCAAGTTCGAATCTGAAGTGTACATTCTGTCCAAAGATGAAGGCGGCCGTCACACTCCGTTCTTCAAAGGCTACCGTCCGCAGTTCTACTTCCGTACAACTGACGTGACTGGCACCATCGAACTGCCGGAAGGCGTGGAGATGGTAATGCCGGGCGACAACATCAAAATGGTTGTTACCCTGATCCACCCGATCGCGATGGACGACGGTCTGCGTTTCGCAATCCGCGAAGGCGGCCGTACCGTTGGCGCGGGCGTGGTTGCTAAAGTTCTCGGCTAA